The following coding sequences lie in one Thalassoglobus polymorphus genomic window:
- a CDS encoding sulfatase family protein: MTLATHSKCVAKRFGLLEKLFMQSQIYPLAAALVLLQCVAAKSTLGEVSRPNFVVILIDDLRYDTFGFMDHPFIETPALDKMAQEGMQFTNAFVTTSLCSPSRASFLTGQYMHNHKVVDNADLMRKGTITFPQILQTNGYETAFIGKWHMGGSSDAPRPGFDHWVSFLGQGTYQPEKQKINVNGERVARKKYMTDELTDYSVDWLAQQDKTKPFLLYLSHKGVHGLYDPAARHRDRYKEAAWEPPQTMANTSVNRLDKPMWVLDQRNSWHGVEFPYHGRSGQSIEEMYKHYCEMILSIDESLAAVRKSLKEQGLEENTIIFFTSDGGHLWGEHGLIDKRCAYEESIRIPLLAFAPKYVAEGKRCDAIVSNIDLAPTVLELSHSPIPKEIDGVSFAPLLQKPESSKNTRKTFLYEYYWEPSFPQTPTTFALRDSNFKLIQYQGVYDIDELYDIKADPQETKNLIFQPSMKPIVNRMRKQLYEELKRTNGLAIPLGFKRNHGSNQRSPEGAKRAEFPDRMIAPAPE, from the coding sequence ATGACTTTAGCGACGCACTCGAAGTGCGTCGCTAAACGATTCGGCTTGCTTGAGAAACTCTTCATGCAATCTCAAATCTATCCGCTCGCTGCTGCGCTGGTTCTTCTTCAATGTGTTGCTGCAAAATCGACGCTTGGCGAAGTCTCGCGCCCCAATTTTGTCGTCATTCTTATCGATGATTTACGGTACGACACCTTTGGGTTTATGGATCACCCCTTTATCGAAACGCCAGCTCTGGACAAGATGGCTCAAGAAGGGATGCAGTTTACAAATGCGTTCGTCACGACGTCATTATGTTCTCCTTCGCGAGCGTCGTTCCTGACTGGCCAGTACATGCACAACCATAAGGTTGTCGACAACGCCGACCTGATGCGAAAAGGGACAATCACTTTCCCTCAGATTTTGCAGACGAATGGTTACGAAACCGCATTCATCGGGAAGTGGCACATGGGAGGGTCCAGCGACGCCCCGCGTCCCGGATTCGATCATTGGGTCAGTTTTTTAGGGCAGGGGACTTATCAGCCTGAAAAACAAAAGATCAACGTCAATGGTGAGCGTGTCGCCAGAAAAAAGTACATGACGGATGAGTTGACGGACTATTCCGTTGACTGGCTGGCACAACAAGACAAAACGAAACCTTTCCTGCTCTACCTGTCGCATAAAGGAGTCCACGGACTTTACGATCCCGCTGCACGCCATCGTGATCGCTACAAAGAAGCTGCCTGGGAACCGCCGCAAACAATGGCGAACACTTCGGTAAACCGACTCGACAAACCGATGTGGGTCCTTGATCAACGCAATAGCTGGCACGGTGTAGAGTTTCCTTACCATGGACGATCCGGCCAAAGCATCGAAGAGATGTACAAGCATTATTGCGAGATGATCCTCTCAATTGACGAGAGCCTCGCAGCAGTCCGCAAGTCATTAAAAGAGCAGGGGCTTGAGGAAAATACAATCATCTTCTTCACTAGCGATGGTGGCCACTTGTGGGGAGAGCATGGCCTCATCGACAAACGTTGTGCATACGAAGAATCGATCCGAATTCCGCTACTCGCCTTTGCTCCGAAGTACGTCGCTGAGGGAAAGAGATGTGATGCAATCGTCTCGAACATCGATCTGGCACCAACCGTACTGGAACTGAGCCACTCCCCAATCCCAAAGGAGATCGACGGCGTGAGCTTCGCACCGCTGTTGCAAAAACCAGAGAGCTCCAAGAACACTCGTAAAACGTTTCTCTATGAGTATTACTGGGAACCGAGCTTCCCTCAAACACCGACGACATTTGCCCTGCGCGACAGCAACTTCAAGCTGATTCAGTATCAAGGTGTGTACGACATCGATGAACTTTACGACATCAAAGCTGATCCTCAAGAAACGAAGAACCTCATCTTTCAGCCATCGATGAAACCGATCGTCAACAGAATGCGTAAGCAACTCTACGAAGAACTCAAACGAACAAACGGCCTCGCCATTCCTCTCGGCTTCAAACGGAATCATGGCTCAAATCAACGGAGTCCAGAAGGTGCAAAGCGAGCAGAATTCCCTGATCGAATGATTGCTCCAGCGCCAGAATGA